The following DNA comes from Candidatus Flexicrinis proximus.
ACCAGTTGCAGGTCGCACTGATACTCGCGGGGCCGTCATAGAAGACGCCGTCACCGTTGCCAGTGATATGTGCGTTATGGATCGACGATCCCGCAGCGGAAAAACCGGCAATCGTGTCGTCGACGTAAAAGCCTTCGAGGGTAGTCCCGGTGATGCTGCCGCCGTCAAAGGTCGTCATCGCGTCTTGCAGGTACGGCTGGGTGATCACGCCCCAGTACCCGCCGGTGACATTGGTGTCCGTCACGCTGACGTCGCCGCCAAGTGTGTAAATGCCGGCCGTCGGGCTGCCGATGAACTGGCTCTCGGAGATATTCACCGCACCGCCGCCGGTCATCAGGTAGGCGACCAGCCCCATGTCGCTGTTCGACACGGTGACATCGTAAACCGTGATGTTCTCAGTCTCGAAGATGATGAAACCGGACGAGCTGGTCGCGTCCGGCCCGCAGGTGACCGGGATCCCGCAGTGCATCCCGTCGATCGTCGAGCTGCTGACGCTCGCAACCGCCCCGCGGCCAATCTGGATGCCGTTCTGTGCGATATACGGCGACCAGTCGAGCGCGCCTTCTTCAATCAGGCTGTTGATCACGGTGATATTCGAGCCGGTGCCGCCAACCGTGATGCCGTTCTTCTGGAAATTGGTGGCAGTGACGTCCGACAGTGTGCCAGAGCCGGTCGTGCCGCCAACCGGTCCCTGACCGTAATAGATGGCCAGCCCGGTCTGGCAGCCGGATGCGCCGTTCGCGTTCAGATGGATGTTGCGGACCGTCACATCCGCCAGGTTCAGCGTTGCGCCCCCGCGTGCCCAGATCCCGGTATACCGGTCGCTGCAGCCGTTAGGCGTAAGCAGCGGCCCCGAAACACTCAGGTTGTCGATATTGACCGTCACGGCCCCGGTCACATCGACCTGGGTCACTTCGTTGGTGTTCACGCGTGTAACCACGGCTGGCAGCCCGATCACAGTCGTGGCTTCACCCGCGCCGGTCATCGTCAGCGACTTGTTGACGATCACCTGTTCGTTATATGTTCCTGCGGCCACGTGGACGGTGCCGCCGGAGCTGACCTGATTGATCGCGGCCTGAATCGTCAGCAGGGGGTCGCCGAGTTCGCCGCTGTTGCTATCCAACCCGCTCGGGGCGACATAGCAGTCGGTAGTACACGTGGGCGCGGCCAGGGCGGCGCCGCTGAACATGAGGCAAAGGACGACAAGCGTCGTCCACAGCCCGATCTGATGGATACGGTGGTGTTTCATCTAGTACTCCTAAAATTACAAAACGAGGCCTAAAGTCCTGGTCTCTTAAGTTTCATTATAGGGACACTCCGCCCGTTAAGAGGCTTGAGGAAACATTAACTGTAGATGAGTCAGGCGTTCCAGGCGCTTTTCAGGCGAAAACTGCGCCGGAGTCAACTGCCTGGTGCTGTAGTCTTCCGTTTTCGAAAGGGTCAGTAATACAATCAGACGTCCCGGAAGGCGCTGCCTTCACGCTTCCACGACCGGGTCGCGCCGTCAGCCGGGGGGGGGTGGGCCGCGGGGTGGGGGGCGCCGCCCCCCCCACCCGCGCGGGGGGGGGGCCGGGAAGAAAACCAAAAACGGGGGCTTTCTAGAAAGTGATTTCACACTTTAGAACGCCGGCATCCACCACAGATCTACCCTGTCGATATTGACCCTATTGGTCTTGCTGGCGCTGCGATGGATCAGCGTCACGACAATCTTCTTGACCGCCCCGCTGTTCAGCGTCAGGCTGTTATCGATCAGCCGGTACTCCGCCGACGTCTCGTTGACCAGCATCAGCAGTCTTGTCCGCGGAGTGCCGTCGCCGTAAGTGACATCGACCCTCACCCGTACGTCAGGCAGTTCGGCGGTATTTCTATACACCAGCTGTATCGACAGGCTGTCGCCGGCCCGCAAATCGAGTCCATCCGGCCGCATAACCTGTTTGAGCGTGGTGTGCTCGTCTATCCCGCCCCGGAACATGAAGACCCGCTGTATGCTGTCGAGTCTGGCTCGGTCATCGCGGCGCTCGATAGGCCTATGCGTGAGACTCCACCGTGCGAGTGGGTTTTCGGCACTGTCGAAGCCCTGATTTGCCAGCAGTTGGGTGGGGATGCGTCCGTTTGGCGTTTCGGTCGCGGTGGACGTATGGGTATCCGTCGCGCTGGCCGTGAGGGTTGCCGCAGAGGTTGGCGTACTGGTTTCGCTTGGCGTATAAGTCGGCGTATAGGTCGCCGCGCAGGGATCGGCGCGCGGAGCAAGACGTTCGCCTCCGCCGCCCAGCGTCGGCGTAAACCCGATTGGTGTCCGCGTCGGCGTGCTTGTAAGGAACGCGCACGGATCAGGGGTATTCGACGCGGTCAGTGTCTCAGTCGGGGTGTCGGCGCTAGTCGGCACCGGCGTTTCCGACGCCGTCATGGTCGCCGACGGAGTAATGCTTTCATCGAGGGTCGGCGTGGTGGTATCCCATGGAGTCTCGCTGGGCGTCGGCGTCAGGGTGGTCGTCTGCCCCGGAACATCCGTCGCCGTCTCAGTCGGGGTATCGGTGCTGGTCGTCACCGGCGTCTCGCTGGGCGTCAGGGTCACCGACGCGGTAAAGGTGGCTGTAGGGGTCGGGCTTGGCGTCCGCGTATTCGTCGGCGTGCGGGTTAGGGTCGGTGTAAGGGTCAGCGTCGGCGTCGGTGTGAACGTACTCGTGAACGTCGAGGTCGGCGTGGGCGAAATCGTATTGGTCCACGAGGCCGTCAGCGTGGGCGATGCCGTCAAAGTCGTCAGCGTCGGGTCATACTCCAGCGTTGACGTCGCCGTGCGCGTAAAGGTCGCCGTCCAGGTCGTCGACGGCGTCCAGGTGTTTGACGGCGTGAAGGTCGCCGTCGGAGTATTGGTTGGCGTGCGCGTCCTGGTCGGCGTACGGGTGTAGGTCGGCGTCAGGGTCCGCGTGGGCGTTCTCGTCGCCGACGGCGTGAAGGTCGTCAGCGTCGGGTCATAATCGAGAGTCGACGTAAGCGTCATGCTGGGGGTCCAAGTCGGCCCAAGCGTCGGCTCATTCGGATCGGGGGTGTTGGACGGCGTCCGTGTGAGAGTCGGGGTCCGCGTAAATGTCCGGGTTGGGGTTGGCGTCCGGGTGCGCGTCTCGGTAGGGGTCAGGCTCTCGGTCAGTGTCGCCGTGATCGTTGGCGTAAGGGTTTCGGTCGGCGTATCGGTCGGCGTGAATGTATGTGTCAGCGAGGGCGTGAGGGTAGGCGGGGTAGGTTCGTCATCGGTAACCGTCACCTCGACCTCAAACATGCTCTCCGGCAGCGCGAAATAGGCGGGGTCGCTGGTCCCCGGCGCGACAGTGTGCGTCACGGGGCAAGATCGGCCGCCGGTGTACACGCCGTCGTCCGGCGCGCTGACCTCTATCTGATGCGAGGTTTTGTCCGTACCGAATTCAATCGTCACCTGCTGTTGGCCGTTCACCAGGCACCCGCCGCCGACCGCCACGTCCAGCAGCACACGCCCCTCGGTCGGCAGTGCCAGCGATACGGTATACCCTGCGCTTCCGCCTTCCGGCACCTGCAGCGTGCTGTTTTCGACGCTCACGGCAAAGCCGGCCATCCGGTACACATGCATTTCCTGCAAATTCGCAGCGGCCGGTTTCACCAGCACCCGTGTGCCTGACAACGAGGAGTTCTGTCCACTCACCAGCAGCGGATTCGTATCGGTGAACCACCGGACGTTTGGCCGGACCGTCGTATGCACGGCGTAAATCTCGGCGGACGCGGTCTCGGCGGTCGTCAGCATCAGCCTGTCGCCGAGGACAAGTTTCGTCCCGTAGTTAGAGGCTCCCGGCGGCGTATACACGCGCTCCTGAAGCACCCACTGGCCTCCGGCATCCGCATAGACAGCCAGCCCGCCGTTGGGGCCGGCCGCGCCGTTATAGTGCGGGCCTCTCTCCCCGGCGATCAGCGTACCGCCGTTGATACCCAGCATATCGGCGTCCCACAGCAGCAGTACCTGATTGGTCGACCAGCCGAAGTCAGGATACGGCCGGTACATCCGCGCGTACGGAGCGCTGTTCCCGGGGCTGTAACCCGTGCTGCCGACCGCGTTCGCGCCATCCAGCTGAATGTTGCGGTCCAGATAAGCGCTGAACGCCACGCCGCTCAACGACTGCACCTGCCACTCCCACTGGCCGTTGACGCGCTTGTAGACGTAGATTTCGCCTGTCCGCCCGGAGATCAGCGCGTTTTCACCGTCGATGGCGATTTCAGAGCCGAAAAGTTCAGAGTTCAGCAGTTCCCAATGTCCTGGGATGATGCCGGTCTGTTCCCAGCCAAACGACTGCCGCTCATAGACATAAACGGCGGGTTTCGAGTAGACCGACGTCCAGGTCGCGTTGACCATGACCGTTGTGCCATCGACCGCCACGTTGTAGCCGAATTGGCTCATGTCTTCCGGCGGCGCCAGGAATGTCACGACCTGCCAGCCATGCTCCGCCGTCCATTCGAAAATGTAGGCCATGCCATCGTAGTCGCTGCCGTTGCGGAAGCTGCACGGATCGCCGACCACCGCGATATTGCCGTCCATGGCGAATGAGTAGCCGAAGCAGCGGACATCCCAACCAACCGGCACGCCGCGTTCGCCATACGGCGTCAGCACAGCCTCCAGGAACTTGCCGAGATGCCAGGCCTGCGGGTCTTGCGCGTAGGATGCAGGAGCGCTGCCGGCCAGTACGCCAATGACTGCCAGCAGGAGCAGGATACGGGATCGGGTGCTAATTACACGCTTCATTCAATACGGCCGGAACTGCCACAATATGGTGTGGATTCACACTACCGAGTCTACCATAGCGTCCGAGTCCATCTTAATTCGCCCCGCCAGCCTCTCCTGACGTGTTGCACCCGGCGGAATGCGCTACAATACGCCGCATGAGTTCGCCCGTTATTTGACATTCATTCTGGGAAGGGCAGGCAGATGGATACCAGTATTTTCCGTAAATATGACATTCGCGGCACGGCAGTCGGCACCGATCCGCAGATTACGCCGGACGTGGCGCGCGCCGTTGGTAGTGCGCTCGGCACTTATATGCCCAAAACCTTCGGGATCACGCGGGTCTTCGTCGGCTGTGACAACCGCCTCACCTCGCCCAACCTCAAGGCCGCCATGATTGAAGGCCTGCTCAGCACCGGCATCGACGTGACCGACATCGGCCCGGTCATGACCCCCACCGTCTACTTCGCCTCTGCGTCCTTCGGTCCGGGCGGCGCCGGCGTGATGATCACCGGCAGCCATCTCGACACCAAGTACAACGGCATCAAGATGGCCTACGGGCCGCTGGCGATGTCCGGCGACCAGATCACCGACCTGCTCCGCATTATTCAGGGGGTCGCCTTCAGCCACGGTCAGGGAAACCTCTCCACCGATTTCGACATGATCCACAAGCACATGGCTCACATCGGCGCGATGGTCGAGTTCCCCCGCCGGCTCCGGGTCGTCCTCGACGCCGGCAATGGCCTCAGCGGCACCTATGTCTATCCGCTCCTGCAAAAGCTCGGCCTCGATGTCGTCGGCCTCTACCTTGAAAGCGACGGCCGTTATCCGAACCATCTTCCCAACCCCGAAGACCCCGAAATGACCAAAGACCTCGAGCACGCGGTGGTCCATCACGCCGCTGACCTGGGCCTGGCCTTCGACGGCGACAGCGACCGCTGCGGGTTCATCGACAATCACGGCCATCACATCGCCGCCGACCGGCTCCTGGCGCTGCTGGCCAAAGACGTGCTCACCCGTCATCCCGGCGCGTCGATCGTTTACGATGTCAAAGGCTCGCTCGCCCTCAGCGACTTCATCAAGAAACACGGCGGTGTTCCCGTCATGTGGAAGACCGGCCACAGCCTGATGAAGCTCAAGATGCACGAAATCGGCTCCCCGCTCGGCGGTGAGGTCAGCGGCCATCTCTTCTATGGCGACAATTACTTCGGCTTTGATGATGCCCCGCTGGTCGCCCTCAAGACCCTTGAGATCATCAGCAAATCCGGCAAGACTATCAGCGAACTGTTCGAAGAAATCCCCAAGCTCTTCGCCACTCCTGAAGTCATCATGACAGCGCCCGACGACCGCAAATTCAAAATCGTCGATGCGCTCACCGAGGCCATGAAAGCCAAGACCGAAGTCATCACCATCGATGGCGTGCGCGCCCAGTGGGAAGGCGGCTGGGGGCTGGTACGCGCCAGCAATACCCAACCCGCCATCACCATGCGTTTCGAGTCGTACACCAAGGCGCAAATGGTCGAGATGATGCAGGTCTTCCATGAGGAACTCGCCAAATATCCCGAAGTCGATCTTTCGAAACTCGAACAGCAGATCGAGCGTTTCGGCGAATAGCGCGCGTCCACGCTTTGTCCCTCACAGGGCAGCCTCCGGGTTGCCCTCCCGCTTCACCACCGGCAGCGCAGGACAATCGCCCTGCTGCCGGTATTCGTTGGTTCACGAGGGGTCTCCTCATGCGTTGGTTGAACGAACCTGTCCGCTGGCAGGCTGATGGCGACGGCCTGACTGTCACCGCCAATCCCAAAACCGATTTCTGGCGCGTCACCCGCCATGCCTTCATCAATGATAATGGTCACAGCTACGGCCCCGATGTCACCGGCGATTTCACCGCCGATGTCCGCTTCAGCGCCGATTACGCCACGCTTTACGATCAGGCCGGCCTGATGCTGCGCGTCAGTGAAACCGTCTGGTTGAAGTGCGGCGTCGAGTATGTCGACGGCGTCCAGTACGCCAGCGCGGTCGTCACCCGCGACTTCTCCGATTGGTCGGTCGTCCCGCTTGATCCCAGCCCTGCCGCCCTCTGGCTGCGTGTCCAGCGCATCGGCACCGCCGTCGAGGTCAGCGTGTCGACCGATGGCAGCGCCTATTCGATGATCCGCCAGGCTTACCTGACCGATGCGCCGACGCTGCACGTCGGCATGATGGTCGCCGCCCCGACCGGCACCGGTTTTGAGGCGCGCTTCACCGGCTTCACCGTCCGGACTGCCGAGTAGCGCCCTCCACTTTGAACTTTTCGCCGTCCGACAGCGTCTACCCTGTAACAGTGTCCGATCTGCGCTTTGGGGGCGGTATGTGGCGTTTTCTATGGGTCTCGGCCCTGATCCTCATCTCCGCGGTCGCCACGACCGCGCAGGGCGCCGCCGTCGAGCCGGTGGCGCGCTTCGGGCGCGGGTACGTGCAGATGCCCGCCTGGTCTCCCGACGGGACGCGCCTGGCCGTCGCCACCAGCATCGGCGTCTGGGTCTACGACGCGCTCGACTGGGAG
Coding sequences within:
- a CDS encoding DUF1349 domain-containing protein, with protein sequence MRWLNEPVRWQADGDGLTVTANPKTDFWRVTRHAFINDNGHSYGPDVTGDFTADVRFSADYATLYDQAGLMLRVSETVWLKCGVEYVDGVQYASAVVTRDFSDWSVVPLDPSPAALWLRVQRIGTAVEVSVSTDGSAYSMIRQAYLTDAPTLHVGMMVAAPTGTGFEARFTGFTVRTAE
- a CDS encoding phosphomannomutase/phosphoglucomutase is translated as MDTSIFRKYDIRGTAVGTDPQITPDVARAVGSALGTYMPKTFGITRVFVGCDNRLTSPNLKAAMIEGLLSTGIDVTDIGPVMTPTVYFASASFGPGGAGVMITGSHLDTKYNGIKMAYGPLAMSGDQITDLLRIIQGVAFSHGQGNLSTDFDMIHKHMAHIGAMVEFPRRLRVVLDAGNGLSGTYVYPLLQKLGLDVVGLYLESDGRYPNHLPNPEDPEMTKDLEHAVVHHAADLGLAFDGDSDRCGFIDNHGHHIAADRLLALLAKDVLTRHPGASIVYDVKGSLALSDFIKKHGGVPVMWKTGHSLMKLKMHEIGSPLGGEVSGHLFYGDNYFGFDDAPLVALKTLEIISKSGKTISELFEEIPKLFATPEVIMTAPDDRKFKIVDALTEAMKAKTEVITIDGVRAQWEGGWGLVRASNTQPAITMRFESYTKAQMVEMMQVFHEELAKYPEVDLSKLEQQIERFGE